A stretch of the Balearica regulorum gibbericeps isolate bBalReg1 chromosome 15, bBalReg1.pri, whole genome shotgun sequence genome encodes the following:
- the TMEM186 gene encoding transmembrane protein 186 — protein MARLCRFRTKVCVAPSFGRWLQNELWTRSWRREDACPPWCFGTQERMQSQTWRVNAVNGYLGRQREPSLCLYHSAPAAAVQQKAVDGKREEFRLVYRFPGIKYCRVLSRLKLLQTATTMVILPPICYLYLQDQVSQNILLYTTGVALFAGAMLYGMSYFFRRIIGLIYLNETGCTVKVAHLTFWGRRNDIYCPIETVMTLDEAGDSKGELLLQFKRYNSTDVLYFTVKFGQIIDRQKFTQIFGELK, from the exons ATG GCTAGGCTCTGCAGATTTAGGACTAAAGTCTGCGTGGCACCATCCTTTGGGAGATGGCTACAAAATGAGCTCTGGACAAGGTcatggagaagggaagatgcTTGCCCACCCTGGTGTTTTGGTACACAGGAGCGTATGCAGTCACAAACCTGGCGAGTTAATGCTGTTAATGGTTATCTTGGGAGACAGCGAGAGCCATCTCTGTGTCTGTACCATTCAGCCCCTGCTGCTGCGGTCCAACAGAAGGCTGTGGATGGGAAAAGAGAGGAGTTCAGACTGGTCTACAGGTTTCCGGGGATTAAGTACTGCAGGGTGCTGTCCAGACTGAAGCTGTTACAGACTGCCACCACCATGGTCATACTGCCTCCCATCTGCTACCTCTATCTGCAAGACCAGGTTTCTCAGAATATCCTCTTGTATACAACTGGTGTTGCGCTCTTTGCTGGTGCAATGTTGTATGGTATGAGCTACTTTTTCAGACGAATTATTGGATTAATCTACTTAAATGAAACTGGCTGTACTGTCAAAGTGGCCCACTTGACGTTTTGGGGAAGACGGAATGATATTTATTGTCCCATAGAGACAGTGATGACTCTGGATGAAGCTGGAGATAGCAAGGGGGAGCTACTTCTCCAGTTCAAACGGTATAACAGTAcagatgttttatattttacagttaaGTTTGGACAGATTATAGACAGACAGAAGTTTACCCAAATATTTGGAGAACTTAAGTGA